The proteins below are encoded in one region of Penicillium psychrofluorescens genome assembly, chromosome: 4:
- a CDS encoding uncharacterized protein (ID:PFLUO_006220-T1.cds;~source:funannotate), whose amino-acid sequence MASTVPQPSPPTSVSQDPSSEEAEEIENPGLDLSSLTRALKARKAEYTEQRTIRVKVGTWNVAALSNTEKDVEKWFVQGQGVCQKLSGEKGSHDHQRSRTSDGSMSTAGPEKKDGPAPFKYSPEEIDLYVLGLQEVVDVSSPTETLRPYVDPGPSNRWKESIRKALPPGYQLVSDIQLVGLLLIIYASPAIAESVSSVNSINVGTGLMGYMGNKGAVATRLVLGETTSLVFVNCHLAAGSDKGSLERRNWDASQIVSRAKFEPIESEPGGDSHIIGTEDFTFWFGDLNYRLDIPRDAIRQALARHTVNAFDTALQEKHKEHNQSQQPSSSSTSEAASEQDLPPPSHSENKRIGPVTDEEIDPRNDPASLQTTISSLLAHDELMAMQRKGTSFHEGWREGEITFLPTYKYDVGSVALFDTSEKQRAPSWCDRILFRTQRDRKRHERLDREAEEARKRDQEMQARGLDKAVADDNVLFDYDPDVDGAASADEYASEEDHADDAASLTSQDFAEDPIQLNNYVSHQGILSSDHKPLDATFTLAFDAVNPQLKAKIHQDVVRELDKAENEGRPGLTVVVDTHGHEQREQADPNAVDFGNVAYDVPSQRSLTIANTSGAPATFSFAEQPGPGADAQSEVTSWLDIRIGKVAQNLNEEQAATSSTASHTLLPGEVANVDLTAHVRDIGLVRLLNAQKVKLEEILILHVDNGRDHFISVSGHWLPTCFGCSVEELTRMPESGARSLDSTGTSHQSTKNADVRLSAPRELFHLTESISELAERAVAEWSMTNGDSDEGRPPWTIEPNGTAWPFQPDTWTLRDPYERAPLSALVREALDTNKALTAVFGPEVSSLHRLEILSETLLTFLNSLNDGIVTASTWQDIDRQIVEREKSKASPRSWEESQAWVLETLADLPAHSVSFTFVTFMLARIANEVAPVPSSASFVPTPSSSSKESSSKDKKKPTSSEESNAESTNSKNQSSAGNPQPSQPPTPASAAAFISAGSFRRKARSAASSSTGADSTANGNGPALAHRQAVESALTSIFALVLVSAAAPTPAKDKERRASEERKRIIIEPFLKMIGVDDRGPSGGRS is encoded by the coding sequence ATGGCTTCCACCGTACCGCAACCCTCGCCGCCCACGTCAGTCTCCCAAGATCCTTCATCCGAGGAGGCGGAAGAAATTGAAAACCCTGGACTCGACCTCTCGTCTCTGACCCGCGCACTCAAGGCCAGAAAGGCGGAATATACCGAGCAGCGAACTATCCGGGTCAAGGTCGGCACATGGAACGTGGCGGCCCTCTCTAACACTGAGAAAGATGTAGAGAAATGGTTTGTACAAGGCCAAGGTGTCTGCCAGAAGCTTTCGGGGGAAAAGGGCTCGCATGATCATCAAAGATCTCGAACGTCGGATGGAAGCATGTCTACTGCGGGCCCCGAAAAGAAGGATGGCCCGGCCCCGTTTAAATACAGCCCGGAAGAGATAGACCTCTATGTTCTAGGGCTTCAAGAGGTTGTTGATGTCTCCTCGCCTACTGAGACACTGCGTCCATATGTCGATCCGGGACCTTCGAACCGATGGAAAGAATCAATCCGCAAGGCGCTGCCTCCAGGATATCAACTCGTCTCTGATATTCAGCTGGTTGGCCTGCTGCTCATTATTTATGCCTCTCCGGCCATTGCCGAGAGTGTTTCATCTGTCAACAGCATCAATGTCGGTACGGGGCTCATGGGGTATATGGGTAACAAAGGTGCGGTTGCAACCCGCCTGGTTCTCGGCGAGACTACAAGCTTAGTCTTTGTCAACTGCCATTTGGCTGCTGGTTCAGATAAAGGCAGCCTGGAGCGGCGCAACTGGGACGCCTCTCAGATCGTCTCGCGCGCCAAATTCGAGCCTATAGAGTCCGAACCAGGAGGCGACTCCCACATAATTGGCACGGAGGATTTTACCTTTTGGTTTGGTGACCTCAACTACCGGCTGGACATCCCCCGAGATGCGATACGGCAGGCTCTGGCTCGACACACCGTCAATGCGTTCGACACTGCACTTCAAGAGAAACACAAAGAACACAATCAGTCTCAACagccctcgagctcctcaaCGTCAGAGGCTGCATCAGAACAGGATCTCCCCCCGCCCTCCCACAGTGAGAATAAGAGAATTGGGCCGGTGACAGACGAGGAAATTGACCCTCGCAACGACCCGGCATCTCTCCAAACGACGATATCATCCCTCCTTGCGCACGATGAGCTCATGGCGATGCAGCGTAAAGGAACGAGCTTCCACGAGGGCTGGCGTGAAGGTGAAATCACATTCTTGCCGACCTATAAATACGATGTTGGAAGTGTAGCCCTGTTTGACACGAGCGAGAAGCAACGTGCTCCTAGCTGGTGTGATCGGATTCTCTTTCGAACACAACGAGATAGGAAGAGGCATGAACGGCTCGACCgcgaggccgaagaggctCGGAAAAGAGACCAAGAGATGCAAGCGCGTGGATTGGACAAAGCAGTTGCTGACGACAATGTTCTTTTTGATTATGACCCCGATGTTGATGGTGCGGCAAGCGCAGATGAATATGCGTCGGAAGAAGACCATGCCGATGACGCCGCCTCTCTCACGTCGCAGGACTTTGCGGAGGATCCAATTCAATTGAATAATTATGTATCGCACCAGGGTATCTTGTCATCGGACCACAAGCCCCTAGATGCTACTTTTACGTTGGCCTTCGATGCGGTCAATCCACAACTGAAGGCCAAAATTCATCAAGACGTGGTCCGTGAATTGGACAAGGCCGAAAATGAAGGCCGCCCGGGTCTCACTGTTGTCGTCGATACTCACGGGCATGAGCAGCGCGAGCAAGCGGATCCGAATGCAGTGGACTTTGGCAATGTCGCCTACGATGTGCCGTCTCAGCGGTCGTTGACTATTGCCAACACTAGCGGTGCCCCGGCGACCTTTTCGTTTGCCGAGCAGCCCGGTCCCGGCGCAGATGCCCAATCCGAGGTGACCTCATGGCTGGATATCCGCATTGGCAAAGTGGCACAAAACCTGAACGAGGAGCAAGCCGCTACCTCATCAACCGCAAGCCATACCTTACTTCCTGGCGAGGTTGCTAATGTTGATCTCACCGCACATGTCCGTGACATCGGCCTTGTGCGTCTTCTGAACGCGCAGAAAGTGAAACTGGAAGAGATTCTGATCTTGCACGTGGACAACGGCCGTGACCATTTTATCTCTGTATCTGGACATTGGCTTCCCACATGTTTTGGCTGTAGTGTGGAGGAATTAACTCGCATGCCCGAAAGCGGTGCTCGCAGCCTGGATTCCACGGGGACTTCTCACCAATCAACCAAGAACGCTGACGTGCGATTGTCAGCACCTCGGGAACTCTTCCACTTGACAGAGAGCATTTCGGAGCTGGCAGAACGTGCAGTGGCGGAGTGGAGCATGACAAATGGCGATTCTGACGAGGGCCGCCCGCCTTGGACGATAGAGCCGAATGGGACAGCATGGCCCTTCCAGCCTGATACTTGGACTCTGCGAGATCCGTACGAGCGTGCGCCACTGTCAGCCTTGGTCCGCGAGGCCCTGGACACCAACAAAGCGCTCACGGCTGTCTTTGGACCTGAGGTTTCCTCTTTGCATCGTCTGGAGATCCTTTCAGAAACTCTCCTGACCTTTCTCAACTCTCTGAATGACGGCATTGTCACAGCATCTACGTGGCAAGACATCGATCGGCAGATTGTTGAGCGCGAGAAATCCAAAGCCTCACCTCGATCTTGGGAAGAATCACAGGCCTGGGTCCTCGAGACCCTCGCCGATTTGCCCGCACATAGCGTTTCTTTCACTTTCGTCACCTTCATGCTCGCTCGTATCGCCAACGAAGTAGCGCCTGTGCCATCCTCCGCTAGCTTTGTGCCGAccccttcatcttcctccaaggaatcttcttccaaggacaagaagaaacctACCAGCTCAGAAGAGTCAAATGCGGAATCTACAAACTCCAAAAATCAATCCTCTGCTGGTAATCCGCAGCCGTCACAGCCACCAACCCCggcctccgccgccgcattCATCTCCGCAGGCAGTTTCCGCCGCAAAGCACGCTCAGCAGCCTCGTCGTCTACCGGCGCTGACTCCACGGCAAACGGCAATGGTCCTGCGTTGGCTCACCGACAAGCCGTCGAGTCTGCGCTGACGTCAATCTTTGCTCTCGTGCTTGTCTCTGCGGCTGCACCGACCCCGGCGAAGGATAAGGAGCGTCGTGCATCCGAAGAACGGAAACGAATCATCATCGAGCCATTCTTAAAGATGATCGGGGTGGATGATCGGGGACCATCGGGTGGCCGTTCTTGA
- a CDS encoding uncharacterized protein (ID:PFLUO_006221-T1.cds;~source:funannotate), giving the protein MNSALSPLLGDRHAGTTHTQLFEGENEPLIPRWRRSARNFLAGQWGHYLVLGLVTVDVCCAFADFLIQLHVCELNHKYARVDRGWGIAANVLGITSLVISCLFMVELLISVFSFGKGYFSTKFHIFDSLVIVVAFIIEVFLQGLVEEVGPLVIILRLWRVFQIIEELQSANEGTLEDYENNIEQLRQENNLLRRRLNLNSDARVGVE; this is encoded by the exons ATGAACTCAGCCCTGAGCCCCTTACTCGGTGACCGTCACGCTGGCACTACCCACACGCAACTATTTGAGGGCGAGAACGAGCCCCTCATTCCGCGGTGGAGACGATCCGCCCGCAACTTTCTAGCTGGACAATGGGGCCATTATCTCGTGCTAGGCCTGGTCACCGTCGACGTGTGCTGTGCCTTTGCGGATTTTCTGATCCAGTTACACGTCTGCGAGTTGAATCATAAATATGCGCGTGTGGACCGTGGTTGGGGCATCGCGGCGAATGTCCTCGGTATCACCAGCCTGGTGATTTCGTGTCTGTTTATGGTCGAGTTGCTTATTTCGGTGTTTAGTTTTGGGAAGGG TTACTTCTCAACGAAATTCCACATCTTCGACTCCCTAGTCATCGTCGTGGCTTTCATCATCGAAGTCTTCCTCCAGGGCCTAGTCGAGGAAGTCGGCCCGCTGGTCATCATTTTGCGTCTCTGGCGCGTAttccagatcatcgaggagCTACAGTCTGCCAATGAAGGCACGCTGGAAGACTACGAGAATAATATTGAGCAGCTTCGACAGGAGAACAACCTTCTTCGGCGGAGGCTGAATTTGAATTCTGATGCAAGGGTAGGCGTGGAGTGA